In the genome of Candidatus Hydrogenedentota bacterium, the window CGGACTTCCACAAAAACTCGCGCCGGGAAAGCGGGCGCCGGGGCTGGTGTTTTGGGTCGTATTTCATGGGATGTTAACTCCCTTTTGATGGAGTCAGAGAATATGTTCACCACGAAGGGCACGAAGAACACGAAGATTGGAAGATTATTGAAGTCTACGATTTTCGGTTATCAAAGATGGCTATCAGGCGAAATCTGGAACCAAAGACAAATACTACAATACCATGCGCTTAATGCCATCTTTCAAGCGGATTTCGTTGAAATTCATTAGCAGTCCTACCGGCTTTTTCGCGAGCCGCATATAGGTCAACAACTGGGCTTCGTGAATTGGGAGTAATTCAGAGACACTCTTCAACTCTACCACCAGCGTATCGTCTACCAGGATGTCGATCCGGTAGCCGCATTCCACCTCGATTCCCTTGTAATAGACCGTCACGGGGTCTTCGATGCGATGCGGGATGCCCTGCAAACTCAGCTCATGCGAAAAGCAGAACTTGTACGTTGATTCCAGCAGCCCGGGTCCAAGTTCCTTGTGGACCTCGATTCCGCAACCAATCACGCGACTCGAAAGTTGATCAAATTCCATTGTGCTCCCTTTCAATGGGTTCTTCCGGGTGTTTGTGCGGCTTTCTGCGCCATACTCAATAACAAGAACGTAAACTGCGTGATGGGGAAAGTAAGGTAAACGGTTACCTCATACGATTGCCGACACCCGAAGTTATGACCTTACCCCATAATCGCAAGTATCGATCTATTCAATTCTTCCGAGACAGAAATGCAACCCACAGGCCCAACTTGCCATCTGATATTCAAGGTTTCTACTTCATTCTTCTCCATTCTTCTCTTCTTCGTGTCCTTCGTGCCCTTCGTGGTGAAATATCTTCCTCCCTCAATCCACAAACATAAACTCATTGCTGTTCAAGATCACCCGGCACGCCGCCGCCAGGCCGTGTTCCTCCGCGTAGGGCGAGAGCACTTCCAGTTCGCTGTCCGACGGCGCCCGGTTCAGCGCCAGCTGGAAGGCCCGGCCAAGCTGCGCGGGCACGGTGTCCGCGTCCGCCGCGAGCCGGTCCGCGAAGATCGCCGCCTGCCGCACGATCGCGGCGTTGTTCAGCAGCGCCAGCGCCTGGATGGCCGTCAGCGTCTCGTTGCGCACCGGCACGCTTTGCGACGGGTCCGCGCAGTCCATGCTCGTCATGAAGGGGTCGGGCACGCTCCGCACCACGAAGCGGTAGATCGATCGCCGGTAGCCCGCCGGGTCCGCCGGGTCGTATTCGGCATACTTGTAGCGCGGCGAGTGATCGTCCTCGAACACGAAGAAATCCACGCCCGGGCCGCCCATGGTGAGGTCCAGCGCGCCGCTCGCGGCGAGGATGGCGTCGCGCAGGGCCTCCGCCTCCAGCTGCCGCCGGTTCATCCGCCACAGGTATTGGTTGCTCCCGTCGATGGTCGCAAAGGCGGGATTGTGCCCGGAGGTCTGGCGATACGTCGCGCTCGTCACGATTTCCCGGTGCAGCCACTTCAGCGACTGCCCATTTTCCAGAAAGCCGCGCGCCAGCCAGTCCAGCAGTTCCGGGTGGGTCGGCGGCGCGCCCATCCGCCCGAAGTCGTTCGGCGTGGCCACGATGCCCTGGCCGAAATGGTAGTGCCACACGCGGTTGACGATGGACCGCCAGGTCAGCGCGTTCTCCTCGCGCGTGAGCCACTTCGCCAGCGCCGCGCGGCGTTCGGATTCATCGTGGCCCTCGGGCAGTTCGAAGCGGCTCTCCAGGCCCGGCAGACACCCCACCGCGCCGGGACCCACCAGCGGGCCCGGCGTCTTCTCGCTCCCGCGCAGGAGCAGGTGAATGTCGCGCATGCCGTCCGGCGCTGTGAAGTTGCCCTGGCGCGGGAAGCGGTTCGCCGCCGCGTACACCCGCCGCGGCTCCGGGAGCGCGTCCCATGCCGCGTTCACCTCCGCCAGCGCCGTCCGATTTTCCAGATACGCCGCGCGATCGCCCTCCGGAAGCATCGCAAGCCGCAGCGCCTCGCTTTCTTCGCGCAGCGCGGCCGCCGCGCGCTCCAGCCCGGCGATGGCGTCCCCGCGCGGGTCGCCCTCGGTTAGTTCCCCGATGCGCCGGTGGCTGTCGTAGCCGTCCACGAGGTGCGCCGTATGCCAGCGCCCCTGATCGATCGAGTCCAGCGCTGTCACCGGCTTATCCCGGGCCACATTCTCGCCGCCGCCGTAGACCTCCAGCTCCGCCAGCGCGAAAACGTAGTCCTCCAGCCGTTTCCACAGCCGCGTGGCGGTCATCCGCACGTAGCGCGCCTTGACGCCGCCGGTTTCCAGCGTAAAGGGCTGGTCCGTCCGCGCGGGATGGTCCTCCGCGGTCTGATCGAGCAGGACGATCGGATCGGTGAAGCCCGGTTCGTCCGCGGCTTCCAGCTTGAAGCGGACCGGAAACCCGAATCCCGGCGTATCGGTGAAGTCCACCGGCCGCGCCGCGATCAGCCGGATGCGATCGATCGCCACCGGCGCGCCCAGGTCGATCTGCACCCATTTCACAGCGTCCGCCTTCGATTCGATGGCGCTGTGGTAGCCGTTGCTCGGGCTCTCCGACTTCTTCAGCGCGTTCAGCCGTTCCTCGATCGGTTTCAGCGCCTCCGCCAGCGCCGCCAGTTCCGGCGATTCCAGCGCGTCAATGCGTTTCCGGTAGGCGGCGTCGGCTTGCTGCAAACGATCCCGTTCTCCAATGATCGCCTGCCGCCGCTGGTGGACCGCCGGGTCCTCGTCATAGATCCGGTCCGCCCGCTCCACCCCCGCGAACACCGCCTGCAAACTGTAGTAGTCCTCCTGGCTGATGGGGTCGAACTTATGGTCGTGGCAGCGCGCGCAGCCCACGGTCAGGCTGTTGATTGCCGCCATGGCCGTGCTCACCATGTCGTCCCGGTCCAGATTCCGCGTGATTGCCTTGTCGATCGTGCCCTCGCGCAATTCCACGTGCCCCACAAAGTCCCACGGCCCCGCCGCGAGAAAGCCCAGCGCCACCGTCGCCTGCGGATCCGCCGGGTAGAGCGCGTCCCCTGCGATTTGCTCGCGGATAAACTGGCCATACGGCTTGTCCGCGTTCAGCGCGTTGATCACGTAGTCCCGGTACGGCCAGGCATGCTCCCGGCGCTTGTCCTTGTCGTAACCGTGTGTGTCCGCGTAGTGCGCCACGTCGAGCCAGTGCCGCGCCCAGCGCTCGCCATAGCGTGGCGACGCCAGCAGTGTATCCACCAGCCGTTCGTACGCGTCCGGCCGCTCGTCGTTCACGAACGCCTCCACCTCCTCGGGGGTGGGAGGGAGGCCCAGGAGATCAAACGAAAGCCGCCGGATCAATGTCCGCCGATCCGCCTCGGGCGCCGGCGAGAGGCCCCGCTCCTCCTGCGCCGCGCGGATGAACCGGTCAATCGGACCGCGCGACCACGTGTCCCCCGCGATTTGAGGAACCGGCGGCGCCCGAAGCGGCTCAAAGGCCCAGTGGCCCGACCACGGCGCGCCCTCCGCAATCCAGCGCGCCAGGGTCTCGATCTCGGCCTTCGTCAGCGGCTTCGGCGCGTCCGGCGGCGGCATTCGATCCTCGGGATCGGCCGCCGTGATGCGCTCGTGGAGCAGGCTCGCTGCCGGATCGCCCGGCGCCACCGCCACCGCCCCCGACTTCAGCGGCTCAAACAGGCCCGCCCGCTCATCCAGGCGCAGGCCCGCCTTGCGCATTTCGCCATCCGGCCCGTGGCAATTGAAACACTTCGCCGCAAGAATCGGCAGCACGTCGCGCGTAAACTCCACCGGCGCAGCGCCGGCGAACGCCAGCGGAGGAAACAGGGCGATGAATATCAGGGACTTTGAGACAATTGGGTACAAGATTGATCTCCCGAGTGGAGCGAACAGGCCCAAAACCAGCATGAGAAGACTATAGCCATCGCCACGCGGTCGGTCAAAACCCGCCCTACTCCATTTCGCCCCGCAATCCAGTCCCGCCACCAGCAAGTCAACCACCACCCTGCACAGCCATCACGCCCCCCAACCACAATCACCCCAAACCAACGCAACGCCGTGCCACGCGATCGCGCCCCAGCGCGTTCGTGTGCCTGGAGCAACACCACCCCGCCTTTCCCGCGCCACCTCACACGCGCGGCGCGCCGCCAACGTCTTACGCTCACAGCCCGCCACCCGCTTGAACGCGCGCCCGCACTCCACTACACTCAAGCTCCATTATTTCGGGCTTTAATGGTTTTCATGTGTTGTCGGGAGATCAGCCATGCAGTGGCGCATAGCGCGGGTACAGTGTTATTTCTGGGTATTCCTTGCAGCCTCGATTATGCTCGCCTTGACCCTCTTCGCCCGCGCCGACATACCCCCCGGCCCCGAACTGCTCGACGCCGAGCACGCCCTCTCCATGGAGTTCGAAACGCCGCATACGAAGTGGGCGAAGCCCTACGCGCAAGGCACGACGCGCGTGCTCTTCTTCGCGCCGTGGTACCAGGGCGGGACCGAATGCCGCGAAATGATCGAGCTGATGCAACGCTTCGATCTGGACGCCGACGCGGTCTACTGCTTCCCGCCCGGCGACCGCCTGGTGGGCGACGGCGATCCGCGCTGGTATGGCGATCCGGAGCTGGCCACGAAACGCCTGCTGCGGCTCCTCGAAACGCCGTACGACGTGATTTTCATGAACCAGATTCCGCTGGCGAAGCTGAACGACACGGCGAAAGCCGCCGTGCTCGCGGCGCTGGAGCGGGGAACCGGGCTGGTGTATGTGGGCAACGAGCGAACTGGCGAGGAAGCAGCTTGGGGCGCGGATGCCTTTACCCCGCAGGACCAGGCGCGAAACCTGCAAGCGGGCCAGTTCCCAACAGATGCGGACCGGCAGTGGATGCCTTCCGGCTTGGCGTATAAGCGGCTCTACAGCTACGGGAAGTCGCGAATCATCCACTTGTTTCCCCGTGAGGCGCTCACGTATGAAGCCGGCTGGGAAGCACGATTCGATTATCGGATGGAGCACCAGGGGCGCGCGCTTCTCTGGGCTGCCGGCAAGCTCCCCCAGGGATTCCTCGGTATCGGGAACAACCCCATCGAAATGCTCCCGCCGGAAATGGCCGAGGCCGCGCGCAAGGCGATGCGGTTTTCTGTCGCGAGCGGCGCCTCCGGAGAGCCCACCAGAACGATAGGTCCCGAAGGCACAGGCGGGCGCTTCAATCCCGACGTGCCATGGGTCCTGCATTGGGGCGGACTGCCGCCCGAGACACGGCTGACGGTGCGTATCCGCGACGGCGTTTCCTATGAACGCGAGATCGTGACGCAGGAGGCGGAAGGCACGGGCCTTCTCCCGTTGGAAATTCCATGGCTCCGCAGTGGTGCGTACTACGTCGAAACGAGCGCGCAAAAGGACGGCCGTGTGCTCACCTGGGCGGGCGCCGATCTGTTCGTGACGACCGGTCGGGAGATCGGCGCGCTCGATCTCGACCGCGACTGGGCCGAAATCGGCGAACGCATCGAGGGCGCCATCCTGGTGGATGACATGCGTGCCGGTGATGCGGTAGTGGTTCGCGTCTATGATGGCGCCAACCGGCTCCTGAGCGAGGCGCCCGCGACGCTGGAAGCGGGGGGCGCGGCAAGATTTTCCGTGGAAGTGCCCGCCTGGTTTCCCATGCTCGTCCGTGTGGAGGCGGTGCTGGCGAACGGCGGATACGAATTCGATACCGCGCACGCCATGGTCCGCATCACCAACCGAAAACGCGATCAGTTCCACTTCGTCCTGTGGAATGCGCACACCACCGATCTCGCCCCCTACGGCGCGCAGGCCATGGCGCGCTACGGCGTCACCTCCGTATTGCAGAACAATCCGCTCCCGGCGCTGTCGGCGGCGAATCTCGCCTTTGTGCCCTATGCCGCAAGTTTCCGCGCGAGCAGCCACTCCCTGCTCGCCATGCTGGACGAGAATGGCGTCTTGAAGTCCGGTTGCGTGCATGACGAGGAAGGCATGGCGAAGTTCGTGGCGGAAACCGTCGCGCGCGCGGACGACGCACGCAAAATGGGAACCTTCGTCTACTCGCTGGGCGACGAAAACGCCGTGCGCGCCGGCTGCCTGAGCGATCATTGCCGCGTGGCGTATCAGAACTACCTCCGCGACGAGGTCTACGGCGGCATCGAGGCGCTGAACGCCTCCTGGGGCACGCGGTTCGCCTCCTTCGACGAAGTCGACGCCGATTCCGCGGGGGATCTGCCCGCCGCGGACGCACCCTCGTGGTTCCGGGAGTTCTACGCGCAACGGCTCGTGAAAAACGAGACCGACGACCACGTAACCAGCGCAAAACAGATTGAGATGGGCGACATCAACGACGAAATGCGCGCGCTGCAACGGGAGAATTTCGCGCGCTGGTACGACCGGCAGGATTTCCAGAACTGGTCCTACGTGCAGTGGTGCAAGCGCTTCGTGAAGGCCTTCAAGGAAATCGACCCGCACGCGCTCACCGGATTTGAGGGCACCGACAGCTTCAGCATCCGCCGCCTGACCACGCGCTCGCGCCAGGGCGGGGATATCGACCTCTTCATGCGCGAGATGGAGTACTTCGGCCCCTACAACGACCCCGCCAGCGAGGTGGTCCGCTCGCTGGCGAAGGGAGCCTTCCCGCGCGGCAACTGGATCGGCTACAGCATGGATCCCGACGTTGAACTCGGCTACTACTGGGGGCAGATCACCAACGGCTTTAACGCGGTTCAATGGTGGCGCCTGGACAACGTGGGCCAGGGCTACCACGGCTTCCTGGCGCCCGACCTGGCGCCCTCCCCGACCTCCCGCGCCCTCATCGAGGACACCCGAATCGTGCGGGAGGGACTCGGCGACCTGCTCATGCGCTACACCATGGAGACGGACGGCGTCGCGATGCTCTACAGCCTGCCATCCACCTATATCGCCCATTTCGACGGCAACCCGTCCTACGGGCTCTACGTGCGCGACCACGAGCGGTGGATTGAGGCGCTCCACAACGCGGGCGTCCAGTTCGACTATGTCACGGACCGCCAGTTGCGCCTCGGCGAGTTTGACGCCTCAAAGTACAAGGTGCTCATTCTGCCACTCGCTTTCGCCATTGGCGACAAGGAAGCCGATGTTATCCGCGCCTTCGTCCAGGGCGGGGGGACGCTCATCGCGGACCTGCGCCCCGGGCTCTACAACGACCGCTGCAAGCCCCGAGAGGAAGGCGCGCTGGACGATCTGTTCGGCGTCAAGCGTACGGGAAAACAGAACGCGGTCGAGCTGGACCGCATGCGCGTGCAGGGCGAATTGAACGGCGCGCCGCTGTACATGGAGTGGGGGAACTGGTACGGGAAAGACATCTACCCCCAGATGCACACCGACCCGGCCGTTGAACTGACCACCGGCGAGGCGCTCGGCTGGAATTTCCCGATCCACTTTCACCACGGCCTGAAGTATCCCGCCGCCGTGGTGAACGATCACGGCGACGGGCGCGCGATCCTCCTGAATTTCGGCGTGTACTATGCGCCGATGGAAGATCTGCTCCCGGGCCTGCTGGCCGTGGGCGGCGTGGAGCCGGCGGTGCGCGTCCGTGCCGCGTCGGGCGAATCCGCGGATCGCGCCGTGGCCCGCCTCCTCGACGAGCAGGAGCAGACGCCCGCCACCGCGCCGGGGAACGAAGAGATGCAGTTGCCTCATCCCCGGGGCCTGGAAGTGACCCGCTGGCGCGACGGAGATGTCGAACTGATCGCCCTGCTGGATGATGTGGACCGAGACGTCACGGTCTCTCTCCCGGCGCCGCGCTTCGTATACGACCTGCGCGCCGGAAAGGCCCTCGGCCACGTCCGGGAATTCAAAGCCGCGCTGCGCAAGGCGCGCGCCAGCTTCTACGCGCTGCTGCCGGAGGAGTCCGCCGCACCCGTGCTGGAATTGCAGGGAAGCGCGGAACAGGATGCGCCGGTCCGAATCGTGATCCAGGCAAATGGCGGCGGCGCCCGGGCGATTCAACTCGCGCTACGCCAGCCGGACGGCGCCACCGCAACGTGGGCCCCCGGACACGTGATCGCCGATGAGGGTAGCGGCGCCGTTGCCCTGCCGTTCGCCCTGAATGACCCTCGGGGCGCGTGGGTCCTGGAGGCGCGGGACCTGTTCAGCGGGCTCGCCAACACCGTCCGCCTGACACGGCCATAGCCACTCGCGACTTTGCAGGCGCCCGGCGAACAGGCCCTCAGCCGAAGTCGCCGCGGAGGTAGGCCTGCGTCTGCGCATCCCGCGCGTCTTGAAACAGTTGCTCGGTGTCCCCGAATTCCACCAGGAACCCGGTGCGGCAGCCGCTGCTCGTGTCCACGTTCAGGAAGCCCGTCTTGTCCGCCACCCGCCGCGCCTGCTGCAGGTTGTGCGTCACGATCACAATCGTATAGCGCCGCTTGAGTTCGCCGATTAGCTCCTCGATGCGCCGCGTGGCGATCGGGTCCAGCGCGGAGCACGGCTCATCCATCAGGAGCACTTCCGGCTCCGTCGCGATCGCCCGCGCGATGCACAGCCGCTGCTGCTGGCCGCCGGAAAGCGAAAGCGCGCTCGTGTGCAGCTTGTCCTTCACCTCGTCCCACAGCGCCGCTCCGCGCAGCGCCATTTCCACCCGTTCCGCGCGGTCGCCGCCGATGCGGTTGATCTTCAGGCCGAACGCGACATTGTTGTAAATGCTCATCGCGAAGGGATTCGGCTGCTGGAAGATCATCCCGATGTGCCGCCGCACCGCGACCGGATCGATCGCCGGTTCGTAGATGTCCCGCCCGAGGAAGCGCACCGTTCCCTCCAGGCGGAATCCGGGAATCAGGTCGTTCATCCGGTTCAGGCAGCGGAGCACCGTGCTCTTGCCGCAGCCCGAAGGCCCGATAAGCGCTGTGACCGCGCCCTTCTCTATCGCCAGGTGCGTGTCGCGCACCGCCAGGAACGTTCCGTAGTACAGGCGGTTGATGGACGCCTCGACCACACGTTCCGCCCGCTCCGTGCGCGCTGTAAGCACGCTGCCGGGCCGTGATTCACGCATGAGTATCATCGTCGTCTTCCTTCCTCTGTCCCAGCACAGCCGCGCTAGTGGCGGTAGCGCCGCGCGATCGCCTGGGCCCCCAGGTTGGCCGCAAGCACGATCAGCACGAGCACCAGGGCCGCCGTCCATGCCAGGTCCACCTGGTTCTGAAACGGCACGCCGGAGAAGTTGTAAATCAGTACCGCAAGCGAGGCCGTCGGCTGCATCAGGTCGGGTTGCCCGCCCGGCGCCAGCCAGTAATTGCTGAACAGCGCAGTGAACAGCAGCGGCGCCGTCTCGCCCGCCGCCCGCGCCACCGCAAGCATCACCCCCGTCAGCACACCGGGCCACGCCGCCGGAAGCAGCACCATCCAGACATACTGGAACTGCGTCGCGCCAAGCCCCGCCGCGGCCTGTTTCATCGAGTTCGGCACAGCGCGCAGCGCCTCCTCCGCCGCCAGCACCACGGTGGGAAGCATCAGAATCGCCAGCGCGATCCCGCCGGCCACCGCCGAATACCCGCCCGTGAACAGCACAAACGCGCCGTAGGTGAACACGCCGGCAAGAATGGCCGGCAGGCCGGAAAGGACCTTCGCCGCGGATCGCGTTGTGCGCGCCAAGCGGCTCTCCGGCGCGATCTCCGCCAGGTAGATCGCCCCCAGGATGCCGGCGGGAACGGCGATCATCGCCGCGAGCCCGGTCATCGCGAGGGTACCCGCGATCGCGTTGCCAATACCGCCGCCCGGCTGCATCGGCGGCGGGGGCAACTGCGTCAGCGCCGCCAGGTCCAGGCGCTGGCTGCCGCGATAAAGCAGCATGATCAGCACCGCCATCAGTGGGGTCAGCGCGGCCGCCGTCAGCAGCGCCGTCAAACCAGTCAGCAGTGCGTTCACCAGCGTGCGTCGGCTCCCCAGCGATCGCTCCAGGCATCGGGTATCGTGCACGGTGATTGCGCTCATGCGCGGCTCCCCTCATAGCGTGTCGCGCGCTGCATGATCGCCGTGCCCATCATGTTGACCAGCAGCGTGATGCAAAGCAGCGCCAGCGCGGCGTACATCAGCGCCGGCAGTTCCGTTGCCCCCGCCTCCGGAAAGCTGTTCGCCAGAAGCGCCGCGAGCGTGTTCGCCGGCGAGAAGAGAGAGAGGCTGATCGCGCTCGCGTTCCCCACCAGCATCGCCAGCGCCATCGTCTCGCCCAGCGCGCGCCCGAACGCCAGCACCACTGCACCGAAAAGGCCCGTGGAGGCGCTCGGCAGCACCACATGCAGCAGCGTTTCCCAGCGCGTCGCGCCGAGGCCCAGCGACGCCTCGCGCACCCGACGCGGAACGGCGTGCAGCGCGTCGGTTGCGATGGCCGCGATGGTCGGCAGAATCATAATGGACAGCACGATAGCGGCCGGCAGGATGCCCGGGCCGCTCAGCGGCGTCCCAAAGAACGGAATGCCCCCGATCGCTTCGTGGATCGCATTGCAGGCGGGGCGGATGGCCGGAATAACCACAAAGATGCCCCACAGGCCATACACCACGCTGGGGATCGCCGCAAGCAGCTGGATAAGCGTCCGCAGCACATGCTCCGCGCGCGCCGGAAGGCCCGACCAGAGCCCGTTGTCCCGCGCCCCGAATCGCACGAGCAGAGCCGTGAGCGTGGTCGCGAGATAGCCCTCGGTGATGAAGATCGCCACCGCGATGCCCGAAACCGACGCCAGCCCGAGCGCGAGCAGGGAACTGTACAGCGTGCCCCAGATCTCCGGAAGGATGCCGTAGGTGTTCGTGTTCGCGTCCCACTCACGACCCAGCAGGAAGCCCAAACCGTGTTGGCGTATGGCCGGATATGCCTCGGCGCCAATCGTGAGCGCGATGGCGATAACGAGCAGCAAAAGCGCGCACGCGGCCGAACGGCTGGCGGCGCGAAGCAGGGTGTTCGCCGTACGTTGCCCCCGTGTTGGCGGTTTGGACAGGCTCATGATCGCCTCAATGAATCTCGGCGGCGGCCGCCCGGACCCGCGCGATGATCTCCGCGGGAAGCGGAAGATACCCCAGCGCTTCGCTGTCGGCCTGTCCCGCCTCCAGGCAGAAATTCACCAGTTCGCGGAAGATCGCGGCCTTCGAGGCGTCGCCGTAGGTGCGATACCCGATAAGCCAGGTGTACGACACGATCGGGTAGCTGTCCGCGCCTTCCGGATCCGGGATCCAGCCCACCAGGTTGTCTGGCAGCGCCGCGCTCGTCAATGCCGCCTGGCCCGAAGCCGGAGTCGGCGCGACATAGGCCCCGGACCGGTTCTCCAGCAGCGCCATCGGAAGTTTCTGGCCCGAAGCGTACCCGTATTCCACGTAGCCAATGGACCCCGGCGTCGTCATCAGACTCGCGGTCACCCCTTCATTGCCCTTCGCCCGCGTGCCCACCGGCCAGTTCGGCGATTTGCTCGTCCCCGGGCCCGCCGCGAATTCAGAACTGATCGCGCTCAGGTGTTGCGTGAACACGTACGATGTCCCGCTGCTGTCCGCCCGCACCACCACGTTGATAGGAGCATCAGGCAGCGCCACGCCGGGGTTCGTCGCCACGATGGCCGGATCGTTCCAGCGCGTGATGGCGCCCAGGAAGATACCCGAATAGGCCGCCCGCGAAAGACGCAGCCCGGCGACCCCTTCCACGTTGTACGCCAGCACGATCTTCCCGGCCGTCATGGGAAGCAGCACGACCCCATCGGGTACCTGCGCCAGCTCCTCGTCGGTCATCGCGGCGTCGCTCGCCGCAAAATCCACGGTCCGGTCGATCAGGCTCTTGACGCCACTCCCGCTGCCAACGGACTGGTAGTCCACCTGAACGCCGTCCCGAAGGTCCGAAAAATCCCGGAACCACTTCATGTACAGCGGCGCGGGAAAACTTGCCCCCGCGCCCTGAAGGCGGGTGAGAGAAGCCCCGGAGCCGCCGGTGGGCCCCGCCGAGCAAGCGTGCAAAAAGGCGACCAGGCAGAGCAGGCCGAAAGCGGCATGGATACCGCGCAGTAACATCTTGAAACTCCAGGAATTGCAGCCGTGGACAGGGGGCCTGGAGTGGCCCGCTATCCAATGAAATTCTACGACAACATCCTGCGGGAAGTGCGTGGATCCGGTTAGATTTCTGTTAGCTCCAGGGCCCTGCCTGGACGGGAAAAACCACGAAAACGTGCAACACTTCTACGGAATGAAGTTGGATTGATTTCTCGAGGACACAAACCCGCGCAACAACGGGAGTGCGGACCAATGGGAGCGCGGGCGGCCCGCCCGCATCGCGCCGCGAGGCGCCAGGATCGCGGACATTCCGCGGCAAAACAAGCCACAAGACCCAAAGCGCCCTTCCCCCTTCACTCTTCACCACCCGAAACTCGTTCCCACGGTCCCCCGTGGGAATGCATGCCGTTCCGCTCAGCGGAACAATCCCCACACAAGAATCCGTAAACCCGTTCCGCAAAAAAGTAGGATAGC includes:
- the pstC gene encoding phosphate ABC transporter permease subunit PstC is translated as MSLSKPPTRGQRTANTLLRAASRSAACALLLLVIAIALTIGAEAYPAIRQHGLGFLLGREWDANTNTYGILPEIWGTLYSSLLALGLASVSGIAVAIFITEGYLATTLTALLVRFGARDNGLWSGLPARAEHVLRTLIQLLAAIPSVVYGLWGIFVVIPAIRPACNAIHEAIGGIPFFGTPLSGPGILPAAIVLSIMILPTIAAIATDALHAVPRRVREASLGLGATRWETLLHVVLPSASTGLFGAVVLAFGRALGETMALAMLVGNASAISLSLFSPANTLAALLANSFPEAGATELPALMYAALALLCITLLVNMMGTAIMQRATRYEGSRA
- the pstS gene encoding phosphate ABC transporter substrate-binding protein PstS, producing the protein MLLRGIHAAFGLLCLVAFLHACSAGPTGGSGASLTRLQGAGASFPAPLYMKWFRDFSDLRDGVQVDYQSVGSGSGVKSLIDRTVDFAASDAAMTDEELAQVPDGVVLLPMTAGKIVLAYNVEGVAGLRLSRAAYSGIFLGAITRWNDPAIVATNPGVALPDAPINVVVRADSSGTSYVFTQHLSAISSEFAAGPGTSKSPNWPVGTRAKGNEGVTASLMTTPGSIGYVEYGYASGQKLPMALLENRSGAYVAPTPASGQAALTSAALPDNLVGWIPDPEGADSYPIVSYTWLIGYRTYGDASKAAIFRELVNFCLEAGQADSEALGYLPLPAEIIARVRAAAAEIH